One Loxodonta africana isolate mLoxAfr1 chromosome 4, mLoxAfr1.hap2, whole genome shotgun sequence genomic region harbors:
- the GPR19 gene encoding probable G-protein coupled receptor 19, translating into MVFAHRMDNSKPPLVIPTLLVPLQNHSCAETATLLPSHDLMEFYKEHSWESNRTDLRYEPKPGEVATASIFFGTLWLFSIFGNSLVCLVIHRSRRTQSTTNYFVVSMACADLLVSVASTPFVLFQFTAGRWTLGSAMCKVVRYFQYLTPGVQIYVLLSICIDRFYTIVYPLSFKVSREKAKKMIAASWIFDAAFVTPVFFFYGSNWDNHCNYFLPSSWEGTAYTVIHFLVGFVIPSVLIILFYQKVIKYIWRIGTDGRTVRRTMNIVPRTKVKTIKMFLILNLLFLLSWLPFHVAQLWHPHEQDYRKSSLVFTAITWISFSSSASKPTLYSIYNANFRRGMKETFCMSSMKCYRSNAYTITTSSRMAKKNYVGISDIPPTAKTITKDSIYDSFDREAKEKKLAWPINSNPPNTFV; encoded by the coding sequence atggTTTTTGCTCACAGAATGGATAACAGCAAGCCGCCTTTGGTTATTCCTACGCTTCTGGTGCCCCTCCAAAACCACAGCTGCGCTGAAACAGCCACACTTCTGCCAAGCCATGATCTGATGGAATTCTATAAGGAGCACAGTTGGGAAAGCAACAGAACAGATCTGCGTTATGAACCGAAACCCGGAGAAGTGGCCACAGCCAGCATTTTCTTTGGGACCCTGTGGTTGTTTTCTATCTTTGGCAATTCCCTGGTTTGTTTGGTCATCCATAGGAGCAGGAGGACTCAGTCCACCACCAACTACTTTGTGGTGTCCATGGCATGTGCCGATCTTCTTGTTAGTGTTGCCAGCACGCCTTTTGTCCTGTTTCAGTTCACCGCTGGAAGGTGGACGCTTGGGAGTGCAATGTGCAAGGTTGTACGATATTTTCAGTACCTCACCCCAGGTGTCCAGATCTATGTTCTCCTCTCCATCTGCATTGACCGGTTCTATACCATTGTCTACCCCCTGAGCTTCAAGGTATCtagagaaaaagccaagaagatGATTGCTGCATCGTGGATCTTTGACGCAGCCTTTGTGACCCCAGTGTTCTTTTTCTATGGCTCCAACTGGGACAATCACTGTAATtattttctcccttcctcttGGGAAGGAACTGCCTATACCGTCATCCACTTCTTGGTGGGCTTTGTGATTCCATCTGTCCTCATAATCTTATTTTACCAAAAGGTCATAAAGTATATTTGGAGGATAGGCACTGATGGCAGAACAGTAAGGAGAACAATGAACATTGTCCCAAGGACAAAAGTGAAAACCATCAAGATGTTCCTCATTTTAAATCTATTGTTTTTGCTCTCCTGGCTGCCTTTTCATGTAGCTCAGCTGTGGCACCCCCACGAACAGGACTACAGGAAAAGTTCCCTTGTTTTCACAGCTATCACTTGGATATCCTTTAGCTCTTCAGCCTCTAAACCGACGCTATATTCAATTTATAATGCCAATTTTAGGAGAGGGATGAAAGAGACTTTTTGCATGTCCTCTATGAAATGTTACCGAAGCAATGCCTATACGATCACAACCAGTTCAAGGATGGCCAAAaaaaactatgttggcatctcagATATCCCTCCCACAGCCAAAACTATCACCAAAGACTCAATCTACGATTCATTTGACAGAGAAGCCAAGGAAAAAAAGCTTGCTTGGCCCATTAACTCAAATCCACCAAATACTTTTGTCTAA